One Pochonia chlamydosporia 170 chromosome 5, whole genome shotgun sequence DNA segment encodes these proteins:
- a CDS encoding vacuolar ATP synthase subunit C (similar to Blastomyces dermatitidis SLH14081 XP_002628984.1) translates to MSLQCRSLGKSFEVNWCSIHHSFPTREARILHQLTANDITSQSPASSGSLTERKFNLPARQSSFTLERPVTHHLSRRAVSPASVVNVIPPRLPALGSDNVTMSSRYAVVSLPLGVFDSNDKADAISSLSATISPDNGSVSSFSIPDFKIGTLDALVQQADDLTKLETTCHAVVAKVGESLRSVLNNDEERLASYKMVNDKPTEQYLRTFTWNKIRYRSDKSLGELIDILQKELVTVDNDVKTKFNQHNAVKSSLAALQRRQTGNLSTKSLTPIVNPKLLVQDSEYIETHLIAVPNNNKKEFIKSYETLSPMVVPRSSVEVDHDDEFTLYAVATFKKFSAEFIHKCREQKWTPRQYAYVEGGREEEQRELDRVTNEERKVCGEALRIGRTGWSESVMVWIHVLTLRVFVEAVLRYGLPLDYVTALVKTTPKLAPKVKSALDSSYSYLGGNAFGRDKRGRVTKDDAAMTSEMAAAGLGTGEGHEYTAYVYYELEFP, encoded by the exons ATGTCCCTCCAATGCAGGAGCTTGGGTAAGAGCtttgaggtcaactggtgttcCATCCATCATTCCTTCCCCACTCGCGAGGCCCGCATcttgcaccagttgacggcaaACGACATCACCTCACAAAGTCCAGCCAGCTCTGGAAGCTTGACTGAACGCAAATTCAACTTGCCGGCCAGGCAAAGCAGTTTCACCCTCGAGAGGCCCGTTACTCACCACCTTTCTCGTCGAGCTGTGTCCCCCGCGTCCGTCGTCAACGTCATACCTCCTCGTCTGCCTGCCCTTGGTTCTGACAACGTCACCATGTCTTCGCGCTATGCCGTTGTGTCCCTACCCCTCGGTGTCTTCGATTCGAACGACAAAGCTGATGCCATCTCGTCTCTCAGCGCTACCATCTCGCCAGACAATGGTAGCGTCAGCTCTTTCAGCATTCCGGACTTCAAGATTGGCACACTTGATGCCCTAGTCCAGCAGGCAGACGACCTCACCAAGCTGGAGACGACATGTCACGCAGTTGTCGCGAAGGTTGGCGAATCGCTCCGATCCGTCTTGAACAACGACGAAGAGCGCCTGGCTTCTTACAAAATGGTCAACGATA AGCCCACAGAACAGTACCTGCGTACCTTTACTTGGAACAAGATCCGATATCGAAGTGATAAATCCCTCGGCGAGCTGATAGATATTCTTCAAAAG GAACTGGTAACGGTAGACAACGACGTCAAAACCAAGTTCAACCAGCACAAcgccgtcaagtcaagtcttgCTGCTTTGCAGCGGCGCCAAAC TGGCAACTTGTCGACCAAGTCATTGACTCCGATAGTCAACCCGAAACTTTTAGTTCAAGATTCCGAATACATCGAAACACATCTCATTGCCGTGCCAAACAACAATAAGAAAGAATTCATCAAGTCATACGAAACGCTCTCACCCATGGTTGTACCGAGATCGtctgttgaagttgaccatgatgacgagtttACTCTATACGCCGTCGCTACGTTCAAGAAATTTAGTGCAGAGTTTATTCACAAATGTCGAGAGCAGAAGTGGACTCCACGTCAATACGCATATGTTGAAGGCGGGCGAGAAGAGGAGCAGCGCGAGCTGGACCGAGTCACCAATGAGGAGCGCAAGGTTTGCGGGGAGGCTCTTCGCATCGGCCGAACGGGATGGAGCGAAAGTGTCATGGTCTGGATTCATGTCTTAACCCTGCGAGTCTTTGTGGAGGCTGTATTGCGGTACGGGTTGCCACTGGACTATGTTACGGCTCTGGTGAAG ACAACCCCGAAGCTGGCGCCCAAGGTCAAGTCAGCGCTCGACTCTAGCTACTCATACCTGGGCGGCAACGCATTCGGTCGCGACAAGCGTGGCAGGGTCACCAAAGATGACGCAGCCATGACCTCTgagatggcggcggcaggaCTTGGAACCGGTGAGGGACATGAGTACACAGCCTATGTTTACTACGAATTGGAATTCCCGTAA
- a CDS encoding thioesterase family protein (similar to Metarhizium acridum CQMa 102 XP_007810950.1), with the protein MLGQPVARRLAQRTAATTCRLNIPAWSPSLRASGRPSQRWQHSGATTTTNGASAASASNGQTQQPISFAGDGQGNVAFASGDPSGGSTLRKGLFYVMLGMAFSSIGAYASWHTLRTQGLGFYSDEESLKRFTPEETDAEARRIEDTINNLPLVAEQRQRPEMVESRPHLKMPGQYRARSLTGSALTGPGKVPVPAYAWVEEGGKSLISVVYVGEDLCGHPGIVHGGFLATMLDEGLARCCFGALPHNIGVTANLNINYRKPTPAGSYLVLKAETTKVDGRKAWVKGHIESVAAPGEAPTVYAEATALFVSPKFAAMMPRIN; encoded by the exons ATGTTGGGCCAACCAGTTGCTCGCCGTCTCGCACAACGGACAGCGGCAACAACTTGTAGATTGAACATCCCAGCATGGTCGCCCTCGCTGCGGGCGTCAGGTAGACCATCTCAGCGCTGGCAGCACTCCGGCGCTACTACTACGACCAACGGTGCAAGCGCTGCGAGTGCGTCGAATGGACAAACCCAGCAACCCATCAGTTTCGCTGGAGATGGCCAGGGAAATGTTGCATTTGCGTCAG GTGACCCCAGTGGCGGATCGACTCTTCGAAAGGGCCTTTTCTACGTGATGCTAGGAATGGCGTTCAGCAGCATCGGAGCATATGCCTCATGGCACACACTCAGGACCCAAGGATTGGGATTTTATTCCGACGAGGAGAGCTTGAAGCGATTCACTCCCGAAGAAACCGATGCCGAAGCACGCCGTATCGAAGACACAATCAATAACCTCCCACTCGTCGCTGAGCAGCGCCAACGGCCAGAAATGGTCGAATCACGACCACACCTGAAGATGCCCGGCCAATACCGAGCACGAAGTCTCACGGGAAGCGCACTTACTGGTCCTGGAAAAGTTCCTGTTCCTGCATATGCGTGGGTAGAGGAGGGCGGCAAGTCGCTCATTTCAGTGGTATACGTTGGCGAAGACTTGTGCGGCCACCCCGGCATCGTCCACGGCGGATTCTTGGCCACCATGCTCGACGAGGGTCTTGCACGATGCTGCTTCGGCGCTTTGCCTCACAACATTGGCGTGACTgccaacctcaacatcaactaccGTAAGCCTACGCCCGCCGGCAGCTACTTGGTGCTCAAAGCAGAAACTACAAAGGTGGACGGCCGTAAGGCCTGGGTCAAGGGACATATTGAGTCTGTGGCGGCTCCGGGAGAGGCACCTACGGTTTATGCTGAGGCAACGGCTTTGTTTGTGTCTCCCAAGTTTGCGGCT ATGATGCCACGAATTAATTGA
- a CDS encoding thioesterase (similar to Metarhizium robertsii ARSEF 23 XP_007816404.2) yields the protein MATNITWHPSLSRKERNQLRGQRGLTIWLTGLSASGKSTVATALEQHLLHLGRTAYRLDGDNVRFGLNKDLGFSEKDRNENIRRISEVAKLFADSSTIAITSFISPYRADRDVARQLHAATQDSTDEPIPFIEVFVDVPLEVAEQRDPKGLYKKARAGEIKEFTGISAPYEEPLSPEITIKTHENSVEECVAQIVDWLVKQGYLKLN from the exons ATGGCAAC CAACATCACCTGGCACCCATCCCTCTCGCGCAAAGAGCGCAACCAGCTCCGCGGCCAGCGCGGCCTCACAATCTGGCTCACCGGCCTCTCAGCATCCGGCAAGTCCACCGTCGCCACAGCCCTCGAGCAGCACCTCCTGCATCTCGGCCGCACAGCCTACCGCCTCGACGGCGACAACGTCCGCTTCGGCCTGAACAAGGACCTAGGCTTCTCCGAGAAGGACCGCAACGAGAACATTCGCCGTATCTCAGAG GTCGCCAAGTTGTTTGCCGACTCTtccaccattgccatcacTTCATTCATCTCCCCGTACCGAGCAGATCGCGACGTCGCCCGTCAGCTGCACGCTGCGACGCAAGATTCCACCGACGAACCCATCCCCTTTATCGAGGTCTTTGTCGACGTTCCCCTTGAGGTTGCCGAGCAGCGCGACCCCAAGGGCCTTTACAAGAAGGCTCGTGCTGGTGAGATCAAGGAGTTTACTGGCATTTCTGCCCCTTACGAGGAGCCCCTCAGCCCTGAAATTACAATCAAGACGCACGAGAATTCGGTTGAGGAGTGTGTCGCCCAGATTGTAGACTGGCTTGTTAAGCAGGGGTACCTCAAGTTGAACTAG
- a CDS encoding CCAAT-box-binding transcription factor (similar to Coccidioides immitis RS XP_001243014.1) — protein sequence MPKPQKKGKGPRAPKERQSFNKDALEQLTSKIDQNLNTNTNKRKHPPTNAGSKEQQKRQRNSENGQPPPAQPSDDQESLLAEIKALGGDEKDLELINGIDSDDETYAKESGVAIDKSLKDELLALSKELGFDAIDPEVASEADDQPEEEDVEDELDGEEDDSDDTGEDDDDEMETDEVKRVRKPGDMIFEPRADWHAYKLAKLPKPTIEQLGPFAGTVETLKMHAKTLLESDSNKYRTSIFASSSHKFLSTIMSSGTLTDKVSALTLAVQESPVHNIRAFDALMNLASKKSRAQAIGAIGALPGLLGTLQKDAIKSWHPNQPLPGKITEEHLISWAYEDWLKETYFKIIQLLETWCSDEIEYSRMKAVDFVYGLLKEKPEQESNLLTLLVNKLGDRDRKISSRASYLLLQLQVSHPGMKPIIIRTIEQDILLHPSQDHRSKYYAINTLNQTILSSKEPTVAETLVRIYFDLFVTMLKSGNLGVPLQNGTENGKPHGKGAVKSDGKPDFKPPQKSKKAVGSTPETEAADKMVSALLTGVNRAAPFVGTDDEIMEKHLDTLFRIAHSANFNTSIQALLLIQHLSAARNLATDRFYRTLYESLLDPRLVTSSKQALYLNLLLRALKSDVDVRRVKAFAKRMLQVSSLHQPPFICGLLYVIAHLRQTFPDLSTLVEEPETSIFDDDASAELPGYDGRKRDPEHSNAQRSCLWEMIPFQAHFHPSVSVFAAALLDKTKKVQKPDMESHTLIRFLDKFVYRNPKSTDAARGVSIMQPLRATKDLGDIWLGSRGAGAASAPVNSAAFWKKKAEDVAAEDVFFHEYFQHVAKEPKPITKKDSEEDEENNEDEIWKALVSTQPDIEDDVDEEGFDDMDDLDMGSEDGSSPALSLESDLDEEDDEDMGVTFDDEDEIESDGLVAVGDEEDAEEDDKAEEKNKKKSRRRALKDLPMFASVDDYAELLAAEEEGI from the exons ATGCCCAAACCACAAAAGAAGGGCAAAGGCCCTCGGGCCCCAAAGGAGAGgcagagcttcaacaaaGACGCCCTTGAACAGCTTACTTCTAAAATCGATCAAAACCTCAACACGAACACCAACAAGCGCAAGCATCCCCCCACCAATGCCGGGAGCAAAGAGCAACAGAAAAGACAGCGAAATTCTGAGAATGGTCAGCCGCCGCCGGCCCAGCCATCAGACGATCAAGAATCTCTTTTGGCCGAGATTAAGGCCTTGGGTGGCGACGAAAAGGATCTAGAGCTCATCAATGGTATCGACTCCGACGACGAAACGTACGCAAAAGAATCTGGCGTAGCCATTGACAAGAGTCTGAAGGACGAGCTGCTAGCCTTGTCCAAGGAACTGggctttgatgccattgatcCTGAAGTGGCAAGCGAAGCCGACGATCAGccagaagaggaagatgtcgAGGACGAACTGGACGGGGAGGAAGACGACAGTGACGATACaggcgaagacgacgatgatgaaatGGAAACCGACGAGGTGAAACGTGTTAGGAAACCTGGGGACATG ATCTTCGAGCCCAGAGCCGACTGGCACGCCTACAAACTGGCTAAGCTGCCCAAACCGACCATCGAACAGCTCGGGCCCTTCGCCGGAACCGTTGAAACTCTGAAAATGCATGCGAAAACGCTCCTAGAGAGCGATTCCAACAAATACAGGACTAGTATATTTGCGTCTTCATCTCATAAGTTCTTGTCTACAATCATGTCTTCGGGTACCCTCACAGATAAAGTCTCTGCCTTGACGCTGGCAGTGCAAGAGTCGCCAGTTCACAACATTCGTGCATTTGACGCTCTTATGAATCTTGCCTCAAAGAAAAGTCGTGCTCAGGCTattggtgccattggcgcTCTT CCGGGACTGTTGGGAACTCTTCAGAAAGACGCAATCAAATCGTGGCATCCAAACCAGCCGCTTCCAGGAAAGATCACTGAAGAGCATCTCATTTCATGGGCTTACGAGGATTGGCTCAAGGAGACCTATTTCAAGATTATTCAGCTGCTAGAGACTTGGTGCTCCGACGAAATCGAGTATTCTCGAATGAAGGCCGTGGATTTTGTGTATGGACTCTTAAAAGAGAAGCCAGAACAGGAATCAAATTTACTCACGCTCCTTGTCAACAAACTAGGCGACCGAGACCGCAAAATTTCATCTCGGGCTTCATACCTTTTGCTTCAATTACAGGTTTCTCACCCTGGAATGAAGCCAATAATTATCCGGACTATTGAACAAGATATCTTGCTTCATCCATCTCAGGATCACCGGTCAAAGTATTatgccatcaacaccttGAATCAGACTATCCTGAGCAGTAAAGAGCCGACCGTTGCCGAAACTCTCGTGAGAATATACTTTGATCTCTTTGTTACGATGCTAAAATCAGGAAACCTCGGAGTTCCCTTGCAAAACGGAACTGAGAATGGCAAACCACATGGCAAAGGTGCTGTGAAGTCGGACGGCAAGCCAGACTTTAAACCCCCACAAAAGTCCAAGAAAGCCGTGGGCTCGACCCCAGAAACCGAAGCTGCAGATAAAATGGTTTCGGCGCTGTTGACGGGTGTAAATCGCGCCGCACCTTTTGTTGGCACAGACGATGAAAT CATGGAGAAGCATCTGGATACATTGTTTAGAATTGCGCACTCGGCCAATTTCAACACAAGTATTCAGGCCCTGTTGTTAATTCAGCACCTGTCCGCTGCTCGCAATTTGGCAACGGATCGGTTTTATCGAACCTTGTACGAGTCATTGTTAGACCCTCGCCTGGTTACCTCATCCAAGCAAGCCCTATACCTGAACCTGCTCCTCCGGGCTTTGAAGAGCGACGTCGATGTTCGACGAGTGAAAGCTTTCGCCAAACGGATGCTACAGGTCTCAAGTCTCCATCAACCTCCCTTTATCTGTGGATTGCTCTACGTCATTGCACATCTACGACAAACTTTCCCCGATCTGTCAACGCTTGTCGAAGAGCCCGAGACTTCAATATTCGATGATGACGCATCAGCAGAACTTCCGGGTTATGACGGCCGCAAGCGGGACCCTGAACATAGCAATGCCCAAAGAAGTTGCTTGTGGGAAATG ATCCCTTTCCAAGCACATTTCCACCCTTCTGTGAGTGTTTTTGCGGCGGCATTACTAGACAAAACCAAAAAGGTACAGAAGCCAGATATGGAGAGCCATACTCTGATTCGGTTTTTGGACAAGTTCGTGTACCGCAATCCCAAGTCTACCGATGCAGCTCGTGGTGTATCTATCATGCAACCACTACGAGCCACCAAGGACTTGGGTGACATTTGGTTGGGAAGCCGgggtgctggtgctgcatcCGCGCCAGTCAACTCTGCGGCTttctggaagaagaaggccgaaGACGTTGCAGCTGAGGACGTCTTCTTCCACGAGTACTTCCAGCACGTCGCTAAAGAACCGAAGCCGATTACCAAGAAGGAcagtgaagaagatgaggaaaaCAATGAGGACGAGATCTGGAAAGCTTTGGTGTCTACTCAACCAGATATCGAGGACgatgttgacgaagaagggTTTGATGATATGGATGATCTGGACATGGGCTCGGAAGATGGCTCATCGCCCGCCCTGTCTCTGGAAAGCGACCtagatgaggaggacgatgaggatatgGGTGTGACctttgatgacgaggatgagatcGAGTCCGATGGCTTGGTAGCGGTtggagacgaagaggatgccgaggaagatgataAAGCCGAAGagaagaataagaagaagtcaagaagaagggctcTCAAGGATCTGCCGATGTTTGCATCAGTCGATGACTACGCGGAACTTCTGgcagcagaggaagagggtATATAA
- a CDS encoding cyclin-like F-box (similar to Cordyceps militaris CM01 XP_006671843.1), with protein MAEQPPRAVAMDPPHITEFASERYFEKLSQLNASQQQQQQQPQQLPDASEAPATTTPSSSAAVASSTFILPLRETKTVEPEPTKHVEQKKDKSRFFSLRHKVSLLHSKPHAVDVETPLPIRASTESTRKSAAPFDQSFLALPNELQVQILSSLPLTDILSLRLASKTWHSLITANEAPIVRYHLDTHIPAYALRLYPIVDQTEIKLHYLCSLWHRLHVAAKLAHLMCEWITKEIFLRQSEAQQLAFAPQRERMRRRLIPLLFTVFHFFETYRKLHLKHIADHDGHGLKKEPYTLNPIEAEIMNMYDDQTLLRVHEVFPLVISSFCRRLRPPTYVGRVERSLRGYLRDRPSDEIHSAILCIGGLRQVERLWEIKGYNNRRAAVDVWHNSLTKDGREHPMEPPPVKSRLGLKGFGRKKSTSGDRPVHRSSFSEAYGKTRSPTGSIDASCMDTGHDFNWVFHTSLAADVPMSALSYEDAQKLLDDTPVLQQIWLTTAEALILDRRIVSRTQDIKRNQQVMLDLIREDGLDEEDEWWYGRSNPDSVRPSASAIDDDAE; from the exons ATGGCTGAGCAACCGCCTCGCGCGGTCGCCATGGACCCGCCTCACATCACCGAGTTCGCTTCAGAGCGGTACTTCGAAAAGCTTAGCCAGCTTAATGCtagccaacaacaacaacaacagcagccacagcaatTGCCTGATGCTTCAgaagcaccagcaacaactaCCCCGTCGAGCTCCGCCGCGGTAGCTTCATCAACATTCATCCTTCCCTTGAGGGAAACCAAAACCGTTGAGCCAGAGCCGACGAAGCACGTTGAacagaagaaagacaagagCCGCTTCTTTAGCCTTCGCCACAAGGTATCCTTACTACATTCAAAGCCACATGCTGTCGATGTCGAGACACCCCTTCCGATCAGAGCCTCTACTGAGTCGACACGGAAAAG TGCTGCTCCGTTCGATCAATCATTTCTAGCCCTTCCAAACGAACTTCAAGTTCAAATATTGTCGTCTTTACCTCTTACCGATATCCTCAGTCTGAGGCTCGCCTCAAAAACGTGGCATAGCCTGATTACTGCAAACGAAGCACCGATTGTGCGATATCATCTTGACACTCACATTCCTGCCTACGCTCTTCGCCTGTACCCGATTGTCGACCAGACGGAGATCAAGCTTCATTATTTATGTAGTTTGTGGCACCGATTGCACGTTGCTGCAAAGCTTGCACACCTCATGTGCGAGTGGATAACAAAAGAAATATTCCTGCGTCAATCGGAAGCGCAACAACTAGCATTTGCCCCCCAACGAGAGCGTATGCGTCGCCGACTAATTCCTCTTCTCTTCACCGTTTTCCATTTCTTTGAGACATATCGAAAGCTGCACCTCAAGCATATTGCGGACCacgatggacatggattgaAGAAGGAGCCTTATACCCTGAACCCAATCGAGGCTGAGATCATGAATATGTATGACGACCAAACTCTGTTACGGGTCCACGAAGTATTCCCTCTGGTCATCTCTTCCTTCTGTCGACGGTTGCGACCTCCTACTTATGTGGGTCGTGTTGAGAGGTCGCTCCGAGGTTACCTACGAGACCGCCCATCTGACGAAATTCATTCCGCAATCTTGTGTATTGGTGGCTTGCGACAGGTAGAGAGGCTATGGGAGATCAAAGGCTACAACAATCGGCgggctgctgttgatgtgtgGCATAATTCCTTGACCAAGGACGGCAGGGAGCACCCCATGGAACCTCCCCCGGTCAAGTCACGGCTCGGTCTCAAGGGGTTTGGACGCAAGAAGTCAACAAGCGGCGACCGACCTGTGCATAGGTCATCATTTAGTGAGGCGTACGGCAAGACTAGAAGCCCCACAGGTTCCATCGACGCCAGCTGCATGGATACAGGTCATGATTTTAACTGGGTTTTTCATACAAGCTTGGCAGCTGATGTTCCTATGTCGGCCCTTAGCTACGAGGATGCACAAAAATTACTGGACGACACCCCCGTCCTACAACAAATATGGCTCACTACGGCTGAGGCTTTGATTCTTGACAGACGTATTGTGTCAAGAACTCAGGATATCAAACGAAATCAGCAAGTCATGCTGGACCTCATCCGCGAAGATGGGCtcgacgaagaggacgagtGGTGGTACGGTCGGAGTAACCCCGATTCAGTTCGGCCGTCAGCTAGCGCCATagatgacgatgccgagTAA
- a CDS encoding DNA binding domain with preference for A/T rich regions-like protein (similar to Metarhizium robertsii ARSEF 23 XP_007816401.1), which yields MPPVAAPGNPDSRLNHNAPQAELVEAAGVDDDIPSMLPSATFTASMPPDNGNDAAYTSTSFAYYDGRIKNGIPSKLQHLDSGKHGNFSVMHIGLLNLGSSERLEAARRTSEGTEAASRVFNQAGYRSLRQLKQDGPAAEAEQQAMSLNNTGKNSARSKSQPGNAFVQRKMSLSPHETKAEQARLLTLLRTLNPVKVVDQLCKGLAYFGGIPGAPPPANDGIFPQSNAANGSGSFFVGWLAEIFPNVDVSTGPHISVPPTSASPPSNLQATATASSSPIPLSPPASALPTTTPTAQTAATESFSTNEVAVLPAKRKRGRPKGSKSSKIRADKGKKHVSKALKYSVPLVIPSIGVDGSTGGGDQLESDTIVATDNTSAPGLPGHSNTHSKAQNNTPVPRKRGRPKGSKNRPKDKANETPPSVAEPRTARIAQGTPSSGTVNTENIFSDDNYPASVRFLEDGIGGQPIPPTSRPADVEDNQQITHTIANKSPAQKRKSTQQTRPDIARSTNLAATPSQAPQGTKRRRMSTVIGPNATSGSQSESVSSSFDSQPHTTTSGNEAMRMGAHTPQAPQLGHFYNIATSPQPQQLESPSLNPTMQGQQTTRPFRSLHVNTAAMQSYYNQQRLQQASHHMTSISASGGSFSQNLPGGTNARLSQNQTKHAPGHQPAGQQARGRKQDPQSNHSRQPAAQSTTNTTMGSYSSFNSQGFM from the exons ATGCCGCCAGTCGCAG CACCGGGGAACCCTGATAGTCGCCTCAATCACAATGCCCCCCAAGCTGAACTTGTCGAAGCAGCCGGTGTAGATGACGATATCCcgtcaatgctgccatcagcaacctTCACGGCATCGATGCCAcccgacaatggcaatg ACGCCGCATACACCTCTACAAGCTTTGCATACTATGACGGCCGCATCAAGAACGGCATCCCTTCCAAACTCCAGCACCTCGATTCCGGCAAACATGGGAACTTTTCTGTCATGCACATAGGACTCTTGAATCTAGGTTCCTCTGAGCGGCTTGAGGCAGCAAGACGTACAAGTGAAGGAACCGAAGCTGCTTCAAGGGTATTCAACCAAGCCGGTTACAGATCATTGCGGCAATTAAAACAAGATGGTCCAGCCGCCGAAGCCGAACAACAAGCCATGTCACTAAACAACACAGGAAAGAACAGCGCCAGAAGCAAGTCGCAACCTGGCAACGCATTTGTTCAGAGGAAGATGTCACTTTCGCCTCACGAGACAAAGGCGGAGCAAGCTCGGCTTTTGACTCTGTTGAGGACGCTTAACCCAGTCAAGGTTGTCGACCAGCTTTGCAAAGGGCTCGCATATTTTGGTGGAATACCTGGGGCGCCTCCCCCCGCTAATGATGGTATTTTCCCGCAAAGCAACGCTGCGAATGGCTCGGGTTCGTTCTTCGTCGGCTGGCTGGCCGAAATATTTCCAAACGTGGATGTATCAACAGGCCCTCATATTTCCGTGCCGCCGACATCTGCATCTCCACCGAGCAACCTTCAAGCAACTGCTAcggcttcgtcttctccGATTCCTTTGTCTCCTCCAGCTTCGGCCCTTCCGACCACGACCCCTACAGCTCAAACAGCAGCAACGGAGTCGTTCTCGACAAATGAAGTGGCTGTTTTACCTGCCAAGAGAAAAAGAGGCAGACCCAAGGGTAGCAAGAGCTCCAAGATACGGGCAGATAAAGGGAAAAAGCACGTGTCCAAAGCCCTCAAGTACAGTGTACCCCTTGTCATACCAAGCATAGGTGTAGATGGGAGTACGGGAGGAGGGGATCAGCTTGAATCGGACACCATAGTAGCCACGGATAATACGTCCGCGCCTGGGCTTCCTGGTCATTCCAATACGCATTCAAAGGCCCAAAACAACACACCGGTGCCAAGGAAAAGAGGTCGACCAAAAGGATCCAAAAACAGACCAAAAGACAAGGCAAACGAGACACCACCCAGTGTAGCTGAACCAAGAACTGCACGGATCGCCCAGGGAACCCCGTCATCTGGCACTGTAAATACTGAGAATATTTTCTCGGATGACAATTATCCTGCGTCAGTGCGTTTCTTGGAGGATGGTATAGGCGGCCAGCCCATACCACCAACCTCCCGACCTGCCGATGTGGAAGACAACCAACAAATCACTCACACAATCGCGAACAAAAGCCCGGCGCAAAAAAGGAAGTCAACGCAACAGACCCGACCGGATATCGCAAGAAGTACGAACTTAGCTGCCACCCCATCCCAGGCGCCACAAGGAACGAAGCGTCGTCGCATGTCTACCGTGATAGGCCCCAACGCTACGTCCGGGTCGCAATCAGAGTCCGTATCTAGCAGCTTTGACTCTCAACCCCATACCACCACTTCTGGAAATGAAGCGATGAGAATGGGAGCACACACTCCTCAAGCGCCACAGCTGGGGCATTTCTATAACATCGCTACATCtccgcagccgcagcagctTGAGTCCCCAAGCCTCAATCCGACCATGCAAGGCCAACAGACAACGCGTCCATTCAGATCACTGCATGTGAATACCGCAGCGATGCAAAGCTACTACAACCAACAACGATTGCAGCAAGCCTCTCATCATATGACGTCTATCAGCGCATCCGGCGGCAGCTTTAGTCAGAACTTGCCTGGCGGCACCAACGCACGCTTATCTCAGAATCAGACTAAACATGCTCCTGGGCACCAGCCAGCTGGACAGCAAGCCCGAGGGAGAAAGCAAGATCCTCAAAGCAACCACAGTCGGCAACCTGCAGCTCAATCAACCACTAATACCACCATGGGCTCGTATTCGAGTTTTAATTCCCAAGGCTTCATGTAG